From a region of the Desulfovibrio litoralis DSM 11393 genome:
- the tnpA gene encoding IS200/IS605 family transposase has translation MSDTKSLSHTKWNCKYHIVFAPKYRRQVFYGEKKRAIGEILRKLCEWKGLKIVEAECCPDHIHILLEI, from the coding sequence ATGAGTGACACAAAGAGTTTATCTCATACAAAGTGGAACTGCAAATATCATATAGTTTTTGCTCCAAAATATCGCAGGCAAGTATTTTATGGAGAAAAGAAGCGTGCGATAGGCGAGATATTACGCAAGTTGTGTGAATGGAAGGGGTTAAAAATAGTAGAGGCAGAGTGTTGCCCTGACCATATCCACATACTGCTTGAGATT